From a region of the Triticum aestivum cultivar Chinese Spring chromosome 7D, IWGSC CS RefSeq v2.1, whole genome shotgun sequence genome:
- the LOC123166965 gene encoding GDSL esterase/lipase LTL1 isoform X2 codes for MRGENLLVSANFASTGVGILNDTGVQFVNIIRIAQQLQNFQDYQQRLAAYVGEDAARERVSQSLVLITLGGNDFVNNYYLVPFSARSQQFEIHDYVHFIISEYKKVLAGDMDEGKEASSAGLNNSGRYWIGLCRNYGT; via the exons ATGCGCGGTGAGAACCTGCTCGTCAGCGCCAACTTCGCGTCCACCGGCGTCGGCATCCTCAACGACACAGGCGTGCAATTC GTGAACATCATCAGGATCGCCCAGCAGCTGCAGAACTTCCAGGACTACCAGCAGAGGCTAGCGGCGTACGTCGGCGAGGACGCGGCGAGGGAGCGCGTGAGCCAGTCGCTGGTGCTCATCACGCTTGGCGGCAATGACTTCGTCAACAACTACTACCTGGTGCCCTTCTCCGCTAGGTCCCAGCAGTTCGAGATCCACGACTACGTCCACTTCATCATCTCCGAGTACAAGAAAGTCCTCGCG GGTGATATGGATGAAGGAAAAGAGGCCAGCAGTGCTGGGCTAAACAATTCAGGGAGGTATTGGATTGGCCTCTGTAGAAACTATG GCACCTAA
- the LOC123166967 gene encoding probable histone acetyltransferase HAC-like 1 — translation MNLGQVSNLSGKTTQMNPGSSHGMPQQQQQRQVALGHPGVDPEFVNLRKNMLQRILDLIIAKRSGSPGMMPNMTNLAKRLEVALFMAHPTKADYYKMFKGPIKEHLAHAFRTISAQGQQRQQMLGQVAPSSNHVTMIPTPGMSQCANGNSVMPYVMDTTTTTGNSSAGSMYNGYQNPSTNTPLNSTTNSLSMATTSESMQQHVNHMIPTPGFSNQQTLLANSEYSSQVGCFNVESNVVPQMQQQQKPFDNNQGFYPVHHLQGHAGSGVYPSTLNGGMDTQRPRMQLIDRNMSSEAFANLSYGSSCNSLSQQQFNAHAPQRTPTSVDPAVSRGLYDTNSSILTARSNQGISDANIMSNSRMNSQFLASESTTKSVQQPPRYHNNADCLNPQDMVSLSTSQLSHEQPLRQPHQLQPNHPDSQLVQNHYVFSPRQQNSQQNQGQDFFGQENRAQDKGHQLGGTVTSFDSKLLKPSVIQNEQDSKSMKNHLNQLRWLLMLKHAEGCQAPKGSCKSQYCVPVQEIVKHFRNCQTKICSYRYCSSSKILSSHYKNCIEKDCSLCSKVKERLRRSSEQAHKHNRDETIVITKQNMVQKITNGAFDEKMDIDLVVVETIDEQQSIPKRAKLRHISPSASKNGILHVPVPGTSPLVLHKPKNKTVPKQEVSARVDEKIGVMRTNVILGALNVIDSNVKQEKLLLDNDMKENVIDLKNITNGRKDVMVSKSGKPKIKGVSLMELFTPEQIKDHTDSLKHWVGQSKAKAGKHQVIEHSENDNICQLCKVEKLYFEPPPIYCSPCGARIKRNASYYTAAATETCHNFCILCYNEARSSTIQVEGNQFPKAKLHKMKNDDETEEGWVMCDKCERWQHQICALFNFKRDDSKEAEYTCPKCYVQEIEHGLRIPLPQSAVLGAKDLPRTVLSDHIEERLFKRLREERHERAIRDGKNFDEVSGADGLVVRVVSSVDKKLEVKPRFFEIFQEDKYPAEFPYKSKAIVLFQKIEGVEVCLFSMYVQEFGAECADPNQRRVYLSYLDSVKFFRPDVKTVSGEALRTYVYHEILIGYLEYCKQRGFTSCYIWACPPLKGEDYILYCHPEIQKTPKSDKLREWYLSMLRKAVKERIVVELTNLYDHFFITTKECKAKVTAARLPYFDGDYWPGAAEDMINQLFLEEDDRKLQKKGKLKKTITKRALRAAGQTDLSGNASKDAILMQKLGETIYPMKEDFIMVHLQHSCSHCSTLMVAGKRWVCHQCKSFYICDSCYDSEQRLEAKERHPSNSRDLHVLHPVDIVGVPEDTKDRDDVLECEFFDTRQAFLSLCQGNHYQYDTLRRAKHSSMMVLYHLHNPTAPAFVTTCNICNNDIEAGQGWRCEECPDFDVCAGCYNKDGGANHRHKLTNHPCVDRNAQNKEARQMRIQQARRMLDLLVHAHKCRTAGCQYPDCRRLKGLFGHATRCQKRAAGGCSLCQRTWSLLQLHARTCKESKCTIPRCRDLKAHLRWTQQQSESRRRAAVNEMMRQRAAEVARS, via the exons ATGAATTTGGGGCAGGTGTCAAACCTGTCCGGGAAGACCACGCAGATGAATCCAGGCAGCAGTCACGGGATgccgcagcaacagcagcagcggcAGGTTGCTTTGGGGCACCCCGGTGTGGATCCTGAGTTTGTAAACTTGCGCAAAAATATGCTTCAGAGGAT ATTAGATCTTATTATTGCAAAGAGGAGTGGATCTCCTGGAATGATGCCAAACATGACGAACCTTGCAAAGCGGCTTGAAGTGGCTCTGTTCATGGCGCATCCGACCAAG GCTGATTACTATAAGATGTTTAAGGGACCAATTAAAGAACATTTGGCGCATGCGTTTCGGACCATTTCGGCCCAAGGTCAGCAACGTCAGCAAATGTTGGGCCAGGTAGCACCTTCCTCCAACCATGTCACAATGATTCCAACACCTGGTATGTCTCAGTGTGCAAATGGGAATTCTGTAATGCCCTATGTGATGGACACCACAACCACAACTGGTAACTCAAGTGCAG GTTCCATGTATAATGGGTATCAGAACCCATCCACCAATACCCCACTAAATTCTACGACTAATAGCCTCTCAATGGCGACGACTTCAGAGAGCATGCAACAACACGTAAATCATATGATCCCTACTCCAGGATTTAGCAACCAACAGACTTTGCTTGCTAATTCTGAGTACTCAAGTCAAGTTGGATGCTTTAATGTGGAATCGAATGTTGTGCCGCAAATGCAGCAGCAACAGAAGCCATTTGATAACAATCAAGGTTTCTATCCTGTTCACCACCTTCAGGGCCATGCTGGTTCTGGAGTATATCCAAGCACGCTGAATGGTGGAATGGACACACAGAGGCCGAGGATGCAGCTAATAGACAGAAATATGTCATCAGAAGCGTTTGCTAACCTATCTTATGGCAGTTCGTGCAATAGTCTGTCTCAACAACAGTTTAATGCTCACGCTCCACAGAGAACACCAA CATCAGTTGATCCGGCTGTTTCTAGAGGTCTCTATGACACTAATTCGTCCATCTTGACAGCTAGAAGTAATCAAGGTATTAGTGATGCGAATATTATGTCCAATTCAAGAATGAATTCTCAGTTTCTTGCAAGTGAGTCAACCACAAAATCAGTTCAACAACCACCCCGATATCACAATAACGCTGACTGCTTGAATCCACAAGACATGGTGAGCCTTAGTACATCACAATTATCGCATGAACAACCACTCCGCCAACCACATCAGTTGCAGCCTAATCATCCTGACTCCCAATTAGTGCAAAATCATTATGTTTTCAGTCCTCGGCAGCAAAATTCACAACAAAATCAG GGTCAAGATTTTTTTGGTCAAGAGAACAGGGCACAAGATAAAGGACACCAGCTTGGTGGTACTGTGACTTCATTTGATTCTAAATTGTTGAAGCCCTCAGTAATACAAAATGAACAGGACTCGAAAAGCATGAAAAATCACCTTAATCAACTGCGATGGTTGCTAATGTTGAAGCATGCAGAAGGTTGTCAAGCTCCTAAAGGAAGTTGTAAATCTCAATACTGTGTTCCTGTACAGGAGATTGTGAAGCATTTTAGGAATTGTCAAACGAAAATCTGTTCATATCGGTATTGCAGTTCGTCAAAGATCCTGTCTTCTCACTATAAGAATTGCATTGAGAAGGACTGTTCTCTTTGCAGCAAGGTGAAGGAAAGATTGCGCCGCTCTTCCGAACAGGCACACAAGCACAATCGTGACGAGACAATAGTAATTACTAAGCAGAATATGGTTCAGAAAATCACCAATGGAGCATTTGATGAAAAAATGGACATTGACTTGGTGGTAGTTGAAACCATTGATGAGCAACAGTCGATACCAAAGCGTGCAAAATTGCGGCATATATCTCCCAGTGCATCAAAGAATGGAATTCTTCATGTCCCTGTTCCTGGTACAAGCCCACTAGTTTTGCACAAGCCAAAAAACAAGACAGTGCCAAAACAGGAGGTCAGTGCTAGGGTTGATGAAAAAATAGGCGTTATGCGAACTAATGTGATTCTTGGTGCTTTGAATGTGATAGACTCTAATGTCAAGCAAGAAAAGTTATTGCTCGACAACGATATGAAGGAGAATGTTATTGATCTTAAAAACATAACAAATGGTCGTAAAGATGTCATGGTGTCCAAATCGGGGAAGCCAAAGATAAAAGGTGTTTCACTCATGGAGTTGTTCACTCCAGAACAAATTAAAGACCACACTGATAGTCTAAAGCATTGGGTTGGTCAG agcaaagctaaagCTGGAAAGCATCAAGTGATTGAACACTCTGAAAATGATAACATATGCCAGCTTTGCAAAGTAGAGAAGCTATATTTTGAGCCTCCACCAATTTATTGTTCTCCTTGTGGTGCTCGGATAAAACGAAATGCATCATACtatactgctgctgctactgagaCTTGCCACAATTTCTGTATCCTGTGTTACAATGAGGCTCGCAGTTCCACAATTCAGGTGGAAGGTAATCAATTTCCTAAGGCTAAACTTCATAAAATGAAAAACGATGATGAAACAGAAGAAGGG TGGGTTATGTGTGACAAATGTGAACGCTGGCAGCATCAGATTTGTGCCCTTTTTAATTTCAAAAGGGATGATTCTAAAGAAGCAGAATATACTTGTCCTAAATGCTATGTTCAGGAGATAGAACATGGTTTACGTATACCTTTGCCACAAAGTGCTGTTCTTGGGGCTAAAGATCTGCCAAGGACTGTGCTTAGCGATCATATAGAAGAACGACTCTTTAAACGGCTCAGAGAAGAGAGACATGAACGGGCCATTCGTGATGGGAAAAACTTTGATGAG GTTTCTGGAGCCGATGGACTTGTGGTCAGAGTTGTTTCATCAGTGGACAAGAAATTAGAAGTTAAACCACGTTTTTTTGAGATTTTTCAAGAAGACAAGTACCCAGCAGAATTCCCTTACAAATCCAAG GCTATTGTCTTATTTCAGAAAATAGAAGGTGTCGAAGTGTGCCTCTTTAGCATGTATGTTCAAGAATTTGGTGCAGAATGTGCAGACCCAAACCAACGTCGGGTTTATCTGTCATATCTTGACTCTGTCAAATTCTTTAGACCTGACGTAAAAACAGTGTCTGGGGAGGCCTTGCGGACATATGTCTATCATGAAATTCTG ATCGGTTATCTTGAGTATTGTAAGCAGCGCGGATTCACTAGCTGTTACATATGGGCTTGCCCACCTTTGAAGGGTGAAGATTACATTCTATATTGCCATCCAGAGATTCAGAAGACACCAAAATCTGATAAGCTGCGCGAATG GTACTTATCTATGCTTCGAAAAGCTGTCAAGGAGCGTATTGTTGTCGAGTTGACAAATCTCTATGATCACTTTTTTATCACTACAAAAGAATGCAAGGCCAAAGTAACTGCAGCTCGCTTGCCATATTTTGATGGAGATTATTGGCCAGGAGCTGCAGAAGATATGATCAACCAGCTTTTCCTAGAAGAAGATGATAGAAAGTTGCAGAAGAAGGGGAAACTAAAGAAGACTATCACAAAAAGAGCTTTGAGAGCTGCTGGCCAGACTGATCTAAGTGGGAATGCTTCAAAGGATGCTATCCTGATGCAAAAG CTTGGAGAAACCATTTACCCAATGAAGGAAGATTTCATCATGGTCCATTTGCAGCATTCTTGCAGTCATTGCTCTACTCTTATGGTAGCTGGAAAACGCTGGGTCTGCCACCAGTGTAAAAGTTTTTATATTTGTGACAG TTGTTATGATTCAGAGCAACGGCTTGAAGCAAAGGAGAGGCACCCGAGTAATAGTAGAGATTTGCATGTGCTGCACCCA GTTGACATTGTTGGGGTGCCTGAAGATACAAAGGACAGAGATGATGTCTTAGAGTGTGAGTTTTTCGATACCAGACAGGCATTCCTGAGCCTTTGTCAAGGAAATCACTATCAATATGACACACTTCGCCGTGCAAAACACTCCTCAATGATGGTGTTATACCACCTTCATAATCCAACTGCACCAGCCTTTGTTACCACATGCAATATCTGCAATAACGATATTGAAGCTGGTCAAGGATGGCGATGTGAAGAATGCCCAGACTTTGATGTGTGCGCAGGATGTTACAATAAAGACGGAGGTGCCAACCATCGTCACAAGTTAACAAATCACCCATGTGTAGACCGTAATGCTCAAAATAAAGAAGCTCGCCAGATGCGTATTCAGCAG
- the LOC123166965 gene encoding GDSL esterase/lipase LTL1 isoform X1, translating to MRGENLLVSANFASTGVGILNDTGVQFVNIIRIAQQLQNFQDYQQRLAAYVGEDAARERVSQSLVLITLGGNDFVNNYYLVPFSARSQQFEIHDYVHFIISEYKKVLAGDMDEGKEASSAGLNNSGRYWIGLCRNYGKGT from the exons ATGCGCGGTGAGAACCTGCTCGTCAGCGCCAACTTCGCGTCCACCGGCGTCGGCATCCTCAACGACACAGGCGTGCAATTC GTGAACATCATCAGGATCGCCCAGCAGCTGCAGAACTTCCAGGACTACCAGCAGAGGCTAGCGGCGTACGTCGGCGAGGACGCGGCGAGGGAGCGCGTGAGCCAGTCGCTGGTGCTCATCACGCTTGGCGGCAATGACTTCGTCAACAACTACTACCTGGTGCCCTTCTCCGCTAGGTCCCAGCAGTTCGAGATCCACGACTACGTCCACTTCATCATCTCCGAGTACAAGAAAGTCCTCGCG GGTGATATGGATGAAGGAAAAGAGGCCAGCAGTGCTGGGCTAAACAATTCAGGGAGGTATTGGATTGGCCTCTGTAGAAACTATGGTAAAG GCACCTAA